The Candidatus Margulisiibacteriota bacterium genome segment TGAGAATTTCAAAAGCAATGATATTGCTTTTGAAATTGTAAAGAAGGGTTATAAAGTAGATGTGCTTACAGGTATCCCGAATTATCCGGAAGGTAAATATTATAAAGGATATGGCGTCTTTGAAAAGCGATATCAGAAAATTAAAGGAGTCAGGGTTTTTAGGGCTTTGCAAACGCCAAGAGGCCGGGGAAGTGGAATCGAATTAGTATTTAACTACTTGACATTTGCTTTTTTTGGTTCTGTATGGGCGTTTTTATTGTCTTTAGTTACGAAGTATAAATGTATTATTGTACATGAGACATCTCCCATAACTCAGGGGTACCCTGCCGTTTTAGTTAAGAAGATGCAAAGAATTCCAATCTATTTTTGGGTGCTTGATATTTGGCCTGATGCTATGAAATCAGGTGGTGGAATTAAGAGCCAGAGATTACTTAATTTTGTTGACTCAATAGTTAAGTTCATGTACAATAACTCAGATAAGATACTAATTAGTTCCAGAGGGTTCCGGAATTTAATAGAACCCAAAGGGAATTATTCAAATAAGATTGAGTATTTTCCAAACTGGAGTGAGGATATACTTAAAATGGATTCGAACTATCCTATTCCGGTCCTACCTGATGGTTTTAAAATTTTAATGGCAGGGAATTTAGGTAAGTCTCAAAATCTGGATGCTGTTATGAGATCAGTTCTTTTGTTAAGAGAAGTAGATGAAATAAAATGGATTTTTGTTGGTGACGGGAGTATGAAAAAATGGCTTGACAATTTTATTGAACAAAATAATCTTCAAAACATTGTATATACAGTTGGGAGGTATCCCTTTGAGTCAATCCCGGCTTTTTATCAAGCTGCAGATGCCTTATTGTTAACATTAAAAGGTGAATTTCCACATTTAAGACAAGTTGTTCCTGCACGTTTGCAGTCATATATGGCGGCAGGTAAACCTGTAGTTGCAATGATTGATGGTGGTGGGGCTGAAATTATAAGAGAAGCAGCGTGTGGTTATGTCGTTGATGGAGGTGATTATGTCGCATTTGCAGATATGATAAAAGAAAAAGTAATTACGAATAAAGCATTTTTTGAGACATTAGGATATAATGGGCGAGAATATTATGAATTACATTTTGATAAAGAAAAATGTATAGAACATTTATGTGGAATAATTGAACAAAACGAAAACTGATGACGAAATTAAGTCTTACGTATAGATTATTGAGAAGTTTGGGATTAAACTTCTCGGAAGAAGAATATGGTCAAATTAGTTTATGGAGAATGTTTGTTTCTGGTTTACGGCATATTCGTAATGCCTTTTTGTTAAAATACTGTATGTATTCTGTATTGCTAAGTCCCTTGAACTACAGGAAAATTCGTCCGGTCTTATGGCGTTGGATGGGAGCTAAAGTAGGTAAGGATTGTTTTATTGGGTATGAAGTGTGGGTAGATATGACAAATACTCATCTAATAGAAATGGAAGATCATGTTCATATTGCCAACAGGTGCTTGTTGCTTTGTCATCAGCGGGATTTAAGTGATTATCATATTAGTGATGATTATGCCAAATTAAGTTATAACAAGAGAAAGATTATTTTAAAGAAAGGATGTTTGATTGGAATGAATTCCATGATAATGCCGGGAGTTACAATAGGAGAGGGTGCAATTGTTGGTGCTGGTTCCCTGGTAACTAAAGATATTCCGGCATGGACAATCGCAACGGGTCGTCCTGCCAAAGTAGTGAAAGAAATAACACCAAGAAAATGAGTGTTTCTTGTAATTTGTTTAAATCCAATATTTTGTTCTGAGCTATACAGCAATTACACCATTTATGTTAGACCTCCAAAATATTCTTCAAGCAGGAGAAGGACTTCATTCAGAGTTTAAAACATCATTCAAAGAAGATGTCATAGAAACCCTTGTTGCTTTTTCGAATGCAAAGGGAGGCGCAGTTTATATTGGGATTTCGGATAAGGGTGATGTCTTTGGTGTTAAAATTGGGAAAGAAACCATTCAAAACTGGATAAATGAAGTAAAGAATAAAACGGTACCGCAGATTATTCCAGACGTAGAGGTTCATTTTGTCAATGACAATAATATAGTGGCGTTTTCAGTTATGGAATATCCGATTAAGCCCGTTTCAACACGAGGAAGATATTACAAACGTGTCGGGAATTCAAATCATTTGTTATCGGTGAATGAGGTGTCGAACATGCACCTACAAACTGTCAATTCGAGCTGGGATTATTATCCTCGTCCAGGGAAAACAAAGGATGATATATCTTTTGAGAAGGTTGAGAAGGTGATGAATATTATTATGCAACGTAACTCAAATATTCATTTTGAATCAGCAGAAGAATTTCTCGTGAAAAATGAGCTTATGCTCGGAGAAAATAGAATCTCAAATGGATGTTATCTGATGTTTTGCAAAGAAGACAATCTGTTTACAACCATTCAACTTGGTTTTTTTGCTTCCGAAGTTGTTATAAAAGATGATGTTACCAATTCAGGAGATATTCTTACACAAGTTGATGAAGTAATGTCTTTTGTCAGGAAACACATTAATAAGGAATTGATTATTACGGATAAGCAAGTTGAAAACATCCAA includes the following:
- a CDS encoding glycosyltransferase family 4 protein, whose product is MRILLVTQYFYPENFKSNDIAFEIVKKGYKVDVLTGIPNYPEGKYYKGYGVFEKRYQKIKGVRVFRALQTPRGRGSGIELVFNYLTFAFFGSVWAFLLSLVTKYKCIIVHETSPITQGYPAVLVKKMQRIPIYFWVLDIWPDAMKSGGGIKSQRLLNFVDSIVKFMYNNSDKILISSRGFRNLIEPKGNYSNKIEYFPNWSEDILKMDSNYPIPVLPDGFKILMAGNLGKSQNLDAVMRSVLLLREVDEIKWIFVGDGSMKKWLDNFIEQNNLQNIVYTVGRYPFESIPAFYQAADALLLTLKGEFPHLRQVVPARLQSYMAAGKPVVAMIDGGGAEIIREAACGYVVDGGDYVAFADMIKEKVITNKAFFETLGYNGREYYELHFDKEKCIEHLCGIIEQNEN
- a CDS encoding acyltransferase, with product MTKLSLTYRLLRSLGLNFSEEEYGQISLWRMFVSGLRHIRNAFLLKYCMYSVLLSPLNYRKIRPVLWRWMGAKVGKDCFIGYEVWVDMTNTHLIEMEDHVHIANRCLLLCHQRDLSDYHISDDYAKLSYNKRKIILKKGCLIGMNSMIMPGVTIGEGAIVGAGSLVTKDIPAWTIATGRPAKVVKEITPRK
- a CDS encoding ATP-binding protein; this encodes MLDLQNILQAGEGLHSEFKTSFKEDVIETLVAFSNAKGGAVYIGISDKGDVFGVKIGKETIQNWINEVKNKTVPQIIPDVEVHFVNDNNIVAFSVMEYPIKPVSTRGRYYKRVGNSNHLLSVNEVSNMHLQTVNSSWDYYPRPGKTKDDISFEKVEKVMNIIMQRNSNIHFESAEEFLVKNELMLGENRISNGCYLMFCKEDNLFTTIQLGFFASEVVIKDDVTNSGDILTQVDEVMSFVRKHINKELIITDKQVENIQRWQYPLEGIRELVLNMIIHRDYTSSADSIVKIFPDHILFFNPGGLPESITIEQLLTNNYVSTPRNRQIAKIVKEMGWIEKYGTGIKRVRNMFVDYGLKQPLFEIIPGGFAATVFAENNSYIENVTDNVTDNVVDNVVDNVVDNVVDNRLKKIIDLLKRNNKLSAQELSEHFGVSSRTIQRDLDKLKENGKLERIGSGKGGYWEIIN